One segment of Pangasianodon hypophthalmus isolate fPanHyp1 chromosome 10, fPanHyp1.pri, whole genome shotgun sequence DNA contains the following:
- the LOC128319112 gene encoding up-regulator of cell proliferation-like, with product MASNRDVIKNRGSGSGSAQRDSSQLRDGLLSFLKTLGLEKYYPNKLTLRSLLEINSATVSNQEIDSLEAIPWAFLRKLLMVNSKSRSVLSALCEKDKAGDLFSEDDNDCSPNLLDLHTVLFFCADSFLQQEIALKMSTCQFAVPFVLPQGVYNQCTLMLWALRCIVKEWRPLSMSESKEFVENSVVHAEIPLISFVRLSNSSLSKSQVLNQVLNNSEQHHDFFSHREMIGGSAPRVIANGMVEICWNLPCGNNSIDVFPEAVAIANLRGAAGPFETQFSFLMKVSAAVFVFLDSVEEKEQRLFASLEEMKSKIFLVVNSQRNMTQNVKSSIEAVIDTLQLERDHIIKKSQKVNLATFAKMINSSIKTVLSECHKSYSIDSMKKTAQELGLAVDEIQRKACVSAEASAEKVMKTIGVRQITDYKKTQLPLQGDNWKRLAKIEKEHCRLHNSGELSLEKYKVQLQKEKEEIWNRQSQYKMTKTMETFIDALLSSDDTERAFFLKWMGLKLDMQSRKHMSNLRRKYKECEQKKDRGSIVQLDQELLDCSLGIEHYMREMGLIYEAALFGTNKMSDKISSLPTLAAKMLLAGFPLELLDGDASNIPEKWVSDVLMELHRMVGEKSRLLVLTVLGVQSTGKSTLLNTMFGVQFAVGSGRCTRGAYMIFLPVGKDLKEELLCDFILLIDTEGLKSPALAQLEDSYEHDNELATFVIGLSDVTIINIAMENSTEMKDVLQIAVHAFLRMTELGKKTVCHFVHQNVAGVSAYNKNLTERKQLLDQLNEMTMIAAAMEKKRNIKKFTDVLDYDVEKNNWYIPGLWHGTPPMAPVNAGYSVAVLDFKRTLLEVVKARKDEELSQIPEFLQWMSSLWRAVKFENFIFSFRNSLVAHAYDNLCKEFSRWEWSFRRHIQSWLTTEIVQIYNTETSGNNEVVEPLKQKSHEEIASQTKEITEKLKDYYKKKDRHVYLVEKYKADFANNIKGLENEMKDEVRKTLDAALEMKSNKKKLEDIHRKQTAMIECQVLQLLQNYKHCRDEVSDKELTADFERMWKREVANITGLKEKDVPSDVLKQLRASLVNLNVMEDLHKVQDLTQYGRGEFQVKEKHVKLEKKIQSFFTQRSAKQDLEITAKGIIKYCDKIIQQHAQEKCDYQNTFTKDVLEEIDEQLQHAGSKINTKFELDLKLHICGIASRKFLEMHRKFLTEQDPFKHLQKFKSQYLSDFIDLYRERDQCQRKARDFTQLCLKPAVTEYINQSLGPDIVDAVLLNNPTEYSSRVLFQYTIQKELLEKSNFDDFKKYILQYSAYVKDWIYNHIVKCLSKDISLQNLKMKKLDIIMKRIMKEMEASKLDDNGSPLPNNAGGTTRLIQNFCKSMSRVISISMNTVEGVLFQNTSCCAPFTKSLYECIDDMKRQLTEEISRSTDIKETLNNVSVKPQNELFKRVFGCGRKCPFCKTPCEAGGKKHRQHHAGLHRPKGLGGFVYAKTNTLCEEICTSSVHGNGTFRSHETNFEPHPCKDYKKYYPDWHIAPDMSMKASDYWKYVMVTYNDKFAKQFEAEPAVYPDEWKKITKEQALISLKNNFNIK from the exons ATGGCTTCTAACAGAGATGTCATTAAAA ACCGtggatcaggatcaggatcagcaCAGAGGGACTCAAGCCAGCTTAGAG ATGGCcttctttcatttttgaaaaCACTGGGACTTGAAAAGTACTACCCAAACAAGCTGACTCTGAGGTCTTTACTGGAAATCAACAGTGCCACTGTGTCCAATCAAGAGATTGACTCACTGGAAGCAATACCATGGGCCTTCTTAAGAAAGTTACTGATGGTTAATTCGAAATCAAGATCTGTACTATCTGCACTTTGTGAAAAAGATAAAGCAGGTGACTTGTTTAGTGAAGACGACAATGATTGTAGCCCTAACCTTCTAGATCTTCACACTGTCCTCTTTTTCTGTGCAGATAGTTTTCTCCAGCAAGAAATTGCACTGAAAATGTCAACGTGCCAGTTTGCAGTACCATTTGTGTTGCCTCAAGGAGTATATAATCAGTGCACTCTAATGTTATGGGCTCTTAGATGTATCGTGAAAGAATGGCGCCCCCTTTCAATGTCAGAATCTAAAGAGTTTGTTGAAAACAGTGTTGTTCATGCAGAAATTCCCTTGATATCATTTGTGAGGTTAAGTAACAGCAGCTTgtccaaatcacaggttttgaACCAAGTGCTCAACAATTCAGAGCAGCACCATGACTTCTTTTCTCATCGAGAAATGATTGGAGGTTCTGCTCCCAGGGTAATTGCTAATGGCATGGTTGAAATATGCTGGAATCTCCCATGTGGGAACAATAGCATCGATGTCTTTCCTGAGGCAGTGGCTATTGCTAATTTGAGAGGAGCTGCTGGTCCTTTTGAAACACAATTCAGTTTTCTTATGAAGGTATCAGCAGCTGTCTTTGTGTTCCTGGACAGTGTCGAAGAAAAGGAGCAAAGATTGTTTGCCTCTTTGGAAGAAATGAAGTCCAAAATCTTTCTTGTGGTCAACTCTCAGAGAAATATGACGCAGAATGTGAAGTCATCGATTGAGGCAGTAATTGATACTCTGCAACTGGAAAGAGACCACATAATTAAGAAAAGCCAAAAAGTGAATTTGGCTACTTTTGCAAAAATGATCAATTCTTCCATTAAGACTGTTCTAAGTGAATGTCACAAATCATATAGTATTGATTCCATGAAGAAGACTGCTCAGGAATTAGGTCTTGCTGTTGATGAGATTCAAAGAAAAGCCTGTGTATCAGCAGAAGCAAGTGCAGAGAAAGTCATGAAAACTATTGGAGTTCGTCAAATAACAGACTATAAAAAGACACAGCTGCCACTACAAGGTGATAATTGGAAAAGACTGGCTAAAATTGAAAAAGAGCATTGCAGATTACACAATTCGGGAGAATTAAGCTTAGAGAAATATAAGGTTCAActtcaaaaagaaaaggaggaaattTGGAACAGACAAAGTCagtacaaaatgacaaaaacaatggAGACCTTCATAGATGCTTTGTTGAGCTCTGATGATACTGAGCGAGCCTTCTTTCTGAAATGGATGGGACTAAAATTGGACATGCAATCACGCAAACACATGTCAAACCTTCGACGCAAATACAAAGAATGTgaacaaaagaaagacagaggcaGCATTGTCCAATTAGACCAGGAGCTTCTTGATTGTTCTCTTGGTATAGAGCACTACATGAGAGAAATGGGACTAATCTATGAGGCTGCTTTATTTGGGACAAACAAAATGTCTGATAAAATAAGTAGCCTTCCTACTCTGGCTGCCAAAATGCTTCTGGCTGGGTTTCCTCTTGAACTACTTGATGGAGATGCATCAAATATCCCAGAGAAATGGGTGAGTGATGTTCTCATGGAGCTTCACAGGATGGTTGGGGAGAAGAGCCGTTTGCTGGTTCTGACAGTGTTAGGGGTTCAGAGCACTGGTAAATCAACACTGCTCAACACCATGTTTGGAGTTCAGTTTGCAGTGGGTAGTGGACGATGCACACGTGGAGCTTACATGATTTTCCTTCCTGTGGGTAAAGACTTGAAGGAAGAGTTACTTTGTGACTTTATCCTTTTAATTGACACAGAGGGATTGAAATCACCAGCACTGGCACAACTGGAAGACAGTTATGAGCATGACAATGAATTGGCCACATTTGTGATTGGTCTTAGTGATGTAACCATCATCAATATAGCAATGGAGAATTCCACAGAGATGAAGGATGTCTTGCAGATAGCAGTTCATGCCTTTTTGCGGATGACAGAACTTGgtaaaaaaacagtttgtcattttgttcACCAAAATGTTGCTGGTGTATCAGCATATAACAAAAACCTGACCGAACGAAAACAGCTCTTGGACCAACTAAATGAGATGACAATGATTGCAGCTGCGATGGAAAAGAAGcgtaacataaaaaaattcactgatGTCTTGGATTATGATGTGGAAAAGAATAACTGGTACATACCAGGCCTATGGCATGGCACACCACCAATGGCACCAGTTAATGCAGGCTACAGTGTGGCTGTTCTTGATTTTAAGAGAACTCTCTTGGAAGTGGTTAAAGCAAGAAAGGATGAAGAACTCTCTCAGATCCCAGAGTTCCTGCAATGGATGAGTAGCTTGTGGAGGGCAGTGAAGTTTGAGAACTTCATCTTTAGTTTCAGAAACAGTCTTGTGGCCCATGCGTATGACAACCTTTGCAAAGAGTTTTCAAGATGGGAGTGGTCTTTCAGAAGACATATTCAATCTTGGCTTACAACTGAAATAGTTCAAATATATAACACTGAAACAAGTGGTAATAATGAGGTTGTTGAGCCACTTAAACAGAAATCACATGAAGAGATTGCCTCTCAAACAAAGGAAATTACTGAAAAACTAAAAGACTACTACAAAAAGAAAGACCGCCATGTATACTTGGTGGAAAAGTACAAAGCTGATTTTGCTAATAACATCAAAGGTCTAGAGAACGAAATGAAGGATGAAGTAAGAAAAACATTAGATGCTGCTCTTGAGATGAAGAGTAACAAGAAGAAATTAGAAGACATTCACAGAAAGCAAACTGCAATGATTGAGTGCCAAGTCCTTCAACTTCTGCAAAATTACAAACATTGTAGAGATGAGGTGTCTGACAAAGAGCTCACAGCTGATTTTGAGAGAATGTGGAAAAGAGAGGTGGCAAACATCACTGGTCTAAAAGAAAAGGATGTTCCTTCTGATGTTTTGAAGCAACTGCGAGCAAGTTTAGTCAATCTCAATGTCATGGAGGATTTGCACAAAGTTCAAGATTTGACACAGTATGGCCGAGGGGAATTCCAGGTCAAAGAGAAACATGTaaaattggaaaagaaaatacaaagtTTCTTCACACAGCGTAGCGCAAAGCAAGATTTAGAGATTACTGCAAAGGGTATAATTAAGTACTGCGATAAAATCATTCAGCAGCATgcacaagaaaaatgtgattaCCAAAACACCTTCACAAAAGATGTGCTAGAGGAAATTGATGAACAGCTCCAACATGCAggttcaaaaataaatacaaaatttgaaCTTGACCTTAAATTGCACATTTGTGGCATTGCCTCTCGGAAATTCCTTGAGATGCACAGGAAATTCCTCACTGAGCAAGATCCCTTTAAACACTTGCAGAAATTTAAGAGTCAGTATCTCTCTGATTTCATTGATTTGTACAGAGAGAGGGACCAGTGTCAAAGGAAAGCACGAGACTTCACTCAGCTCTGTCTCAAGCCAGCAGTGACTGAGTACATTAACCAGTCCCTTGGACCTGACATTGTTGATGCAGTTCTGCTAAACAACCCAACTGAGTATAGCTCTCGAGTGCTGTTTCAATACACAATTCAAAAGGAGCTACTGGAAAAATCAAACTTTGATGATTTTAAGAAGTACATTCTGCAATATAGTGCTTACGTCAAAGACTGGATATACAATCATATAGTTAAATGCCTGTCCAAGGACATATCtctgcaaaatttaaaaatgaagaagtTGGACATCATAATGAAGAGGATCATGAAAGAAATGGAAGCTTCTAAGCTTGATGACAATGGGTCTCCTTTGCCCAATAATGCAGGAGGTACAACAAGGTTGATCCAGAACTTTTGCAAATCTATGAGCCGTGTCATCTCAATATCCATGAACACAGTGGAAGGGGTCCTCTTTCAGAATACAAGCTGTTGTGCTCCCTTCACCAAAAGTCTCTATGAATGTATAGATGACATGAAACGACAGCTAACAGAGGAAATCTCCAGGTCAACTGATATCAAAGAGACACTCAACAATGTGTCTGTGAAGCCCCAAAACGAGCTCTTTAAGAGGGTGTTTGGATGTGGGAGAAAGTGTCCCTTTTGCAAAACACCATGTGAGGCAGGAGGAAAGAAACATCGACAACACCATGCAGGTCTACATAGACCAAAAGGACTTGGCGGTTTTGTATATGCAAAGACTAATACTCTCTGTGAAGAGATCTGTACATCTAGTGTACATGGGAATGGAACGTTTCGAAGTCATGAAACAAATTTTGAACCTCATCCCTGCAAAGACTACAAGAAGTACTACCCAGACTGGCATATTGCACCTGACATGTCTATGAAGGCCTCAGATTACTGGAAGTATGTGATGGTGACATATAATGACAAATTTGCTAAACAGTTTGAAGCAGAACCAGCTGTGTATCCAGATGAATGGAAGAAAATCACTAAAGAGCAGGCGCTTATTAGTCTGAAGAATAACTTCAatattaaatga
- the LOC113545018 gene encoding LOW QUALITY PROTEIN: up-regulator of cell proliferation-like (The sequence of the model RefSeq protein was modified relative to this genomic sequence to represent the inferred CDS: deleted 2 bases in 1 codon; substituted 1 base at 1 genomic stop codon), with translation MRQILAWKVLLQYGQGSRVEETTRCWLTIENTFGESVIECSCNVSSTVKLGLLQQCEEISTLPSSSSYLQQEMALKMSMCQFAVPFLLPHGIHNQCTLMLWELQGILKDWPHSMSESKGFVEDSVVHAKIPLISFVRLSNCSLSMSQVLNQVLNKXQQHHFFSHREMIGGFAPRLISNGMVEMCWNLPCGNNSINVFPEPVAIAKLRGDICTFETQFSFLTQVSTAVFVFLDNVDKNEQRLFASL, from the exons ATGAGGCAGATTCTTGCATGGAAGGTTCTGCTGCAGTATGGACAGGGCAGCAGGGTTGAAGAGACCACCAGATGTTGGCTCACCATAGAGAATACATTTGGGGAGTCTGTCATCGAATGTTCTTGTAATGTGTCCAGCACAGTGAAGCTGGGACTGTTGCAGCAGTGCGAAGAA ATCTCCACACTGCCCTCTTCGTCTAGCTATCTCCAGCAAGAAATGGCACTGAAAATGTCTATGTGCCAGTTTGCAGTACCATTTTTGTTACCTCACGGAATACATAATCAGTGCACTCTTATGTTATGGGAACTTCAAGGTATCCTGAAAGATTGGCCCCATTCAATGTCAGAATCTAAAGGCTTTGTTGAAGACAGTGTTGTTCATGCGAAAATTCCCTTGATATCATTTGTGAGGCTAAGCAACTGCAGCTTGTCCATGTCACAGGTTTTGAACCAAGTGCTCAACAAGTAACAGCaacatcat tttttttctcatcGAGAAATGATCGGAGGATTTGCTCCCAGGTTAATCTCCAATGGCATGGTTGAAATGTGCTGGAATCTGCCATGTGGAAACAATAGCATCAATGTCTTTCCTGAGCCAGTGGCTATTGCTAAATTAAGAGGAGATATTTGCACTTTTGAAACACAATTCAGTTTTCTTACTCAGGTGTCAACAGCTGTCTTTGTTTTCCTAGACAATGTGGACAAAAATGAGCAGAGGCTGTTTGCCTCTTTATAA